One Lampris incognitus isolate fLamInc1 chromosome 18, fLamInc1.hap2, whole genome shotgun sequence genomic region harbors:
- the nup42 gene encoding nucleoporin NUP42, whose translation MVVCNYFLQGRCRYGEKCRNEHPRGGGGYNSYSRSPPQQASRGGGGFGNRVWVNPSQKSGGNFIKPSSFSSGDDDWGRGGGTADWGRGGGGGTADWGRGGGGRRENTRSSDFSFSSQNRFSSLSNAGTFDKGGRGGHEVDENEKHLETIQMDMEIWESSGLWCFSCYSVHKSVLSGFIELSPEELRLEYCNARASGDLQNYANGINQLLNQWRSRVQELKAMNATTRVALLAELNNPAPQASFSSFGSSTVTGFGSSTSSFGFAGLGTSAPAQASSFSFTTPSSGFGSTATPAASTGFGGALAAPTQPPSGFGSSSSSVPSTSQFSFAPPADSKTPAFGSASGFTFSSTANAGFAFGNSQGSGAAITGGSGSAVGQTGGGFEVTGAGTGIAVEAGSAGGAKDSLFTPKSNLTPEELNQFASKRFTLGQIPLKPPPADMLVV comes from the exons ATGGTAGTGTGCAACTATTTTCTTCAAGGCCGTTGTCGTTATGGCGAGAAATGCAGGAATGAACATCCCAGAGGAGGAGGCGGATATAATAGTTACAGTCGTTCACCTCCTCAGCAGGCGTCCAGAGGAGGTGGTG GATTTGGAAACAGAGTTTGGGTGAACCCGTCACAAAAATCCGGAGGAAACTTCATCAAACCTTCATCCTTCTCTTCTGGTGACGATGACTGGGGTCGTGGAGGTGGGACAGCTGACTGGGGTCGTGGAGGCGGAGGTGGGACAGCTGACTggggtagaggaggaggagggagaagagaaAATACCAGGAGCTCCGATTTTAGTTTCTCCTCCCAGAACAGGTTTTCATCACTGAGCAACGCCGGCACATTTGAtaaaggaggacgaggaggacatGAAGTGGACGAAAATGAAAAACACCT CGAGACCATTCAGATGGACATGGAGATTTGGGAGAGTTCAGGACTTTGGTGCTTCTCATGCTATTCTGTCCACAAATCAGTTCTATCTG GTTTCATAGAGCTCTCTCCAGAGGAGCTTAGATTGGAGTATTGCAATGCCAGAGCATCCGGAGACCTGCAGAACTAT GCTAATGGTATAAATCAACTACTAAACCAGTGGAGAAGCAGGGTCCAGGAACTGAAGGCTATGAATGCTACCACCCGTGTTGCTTTG CTTGCAGAGTTAAACAATCCAGCCCCTCAGGCTTCTTTCAGCAGCTTTGGGTCATCCACTGTGACTGGATTTGGGTCCTCTACATCCAGCTTTGGGTTTGCAG GGTTGGGGACCTCTGCTCCAGCCCAGGCCAGCAGTTTCAGTTTTACCACTCCAAGCAGTGGGTTTGGCTCCACAGCTACACCAGCAGCCTCCACGGGATTTGGTGGTGCTTTGGCAGCACCCACACAGCCTCCTTCCGGGTTtggctcctcttcctcctctgttcCCTCTACTTCCCAATTTTCCTTTGCACCACCAGCTGACAGCAAGACCCCAGCTTTTGGCTCTGCTTCTGGGTTCACTTTCTCCTCAACAGCTAATGCGGGCTTTGCGTTTGGGAACAGCCAAGGGTCTGGAGCAGCCATAACAGGAGGAAGTGGGAGCGCAGTTGGACAGACGGGTGGAGGGTTTGAGGTGACGGGGGCTGGAACTGGGATTGCTGTGGAGGCAGGCTCTGCTGGGGGAGCAAAGGACAGTCTTTTCACCCCCAAGAGCAATTTGACTCCAGAGGAATTGAATCAGTTTGCAAGTAAAAGGTTCACGTTGGGACAGATTCCCCTTAAACCGCCCCCTGCTGATATGCTGGTGGTCTAA
- the LOC130128899 gene encoding gasdermin-E-like isoform X1, with amino-acid sequence MFSKATANFTRQIDPDEILIPVSRLNDSDKLVPMAIIVKRKRLWFWQRPKYQPTDFTLSDLLVEDTTLSPVVSETDFLGYQGTFTDTLSGKLDAKAGVVSVNLEGQGSSKLQSSFGKLKKQEVDVKQLLQDSRDRLVNMQHVLVQQLEKRADVLAVLKEKVLTTSSCSITETQQKRGGCGGVLGKMVSMPEVCVKDNNTIERDSDVSLEIPRGTVIAYSVLELEIKKDGQYELCLQPATLGGFEADSVTASPFLDSFDTLCVVDGLVWREKVPERESLYSLQSDLQKLEMCLRDLAELPELTRSALSQKLQYTLKDRGALSLLEHMLEDWCRGKPSAMTGLESDSHSGSVCSVLDLLRPDPDKHTNTPAHLTAAHMLVSAIEVLPDEALSLLCDCGPDILQALNTLICSLRDSCQCLPIESLPLPLQDDEAFDLAARLFGSSNMILSRETDGLQAETGNKPGVLPLVLCVAVQGLALL; translated from the exons ATGTTTTCCAAAGCCACCGCAAACTTTACCCGTCAGATTGACCCGGATGAAATCCTCATCCCTGTCTCCCGCCTAAATGACTCAGACAAACTGGTTCCCATGGCGATTATTGTCAAGCGAAAACGCCTTTGGTTCTGGCAGAGACCCAAGTACCAGCCAACTGACTTCACCCTCAGTGACTTGCTGGTGGAGGACACAACTCTTAGTCCAG TCGTGTCTGAGACTGACTTCCTGGGCTACCAGGGAACATTTACAGACACCCTGAGTGGGAAGTTGGATGCTAAGGCCGGCGTAGTTAGCGTCAACCTGGAAGGGCAGGGTTCATCCAAGCTCCAATCATCTTTTGGCAAACTGAAGAAACAGGAAGTGGATGTAAAGCAGTTACTACAAGACTCCCGAGACAG GCTGGTGAACATGCAACATGTGCTGGTGCAGCAGTTGGAGAAGCGGGCCGACGTGCTGGCTGTGCTTAAGGAGAAGGTCCTCACCACCAGTTCCTGCTCCATCACTGAGACACAGCAGAAGCGGGGTGGCTGTGGGGGGGTGCTGGGCAAGATGGTGAGCATGCCAGAG GTATGTGTCAAGGACAACAACACCATTGAGAGAGACAGTGATGTTTCCTTGGAGATCCCCCGTGGAACGGTCATTGCCTACAGTGTTTTAGAGCTGGAGATAAAGAAAGATGGACAGTATG AGCTGTGTCTACAACCCGCTACTCTGGGAGGCTTTGAGGCAGACTCGGTCACAGCCTCTCCATTCCTCGACTCCTTTGACACTCTCTGTGTGGTGGATGGGCTTGTGTGGAGAGAGAAGGTCCCAGAGAGAGAATCTTTATACTCACTGCAAAGTG ATTTGCAGAAACTGGAAATGTGTCTGCGTGACCTGGCAGAGCTCCCAGAGTTAACCCGCTCCGCCTTGTCCCAGAAGCTCCAATATACTCTGAAAGACAGAGGCGCACTCTCACTACTTGAGCACATG ctggaggactggtgTAGAGGCAAGCCGTCTGCAATGACCGGGCTGGAGTCTGACAGTCACAGTGGCTCTGTGTGTAGCGTACTGGACCTGCTCAGACCCGACCCAGACAAACACACCAACACCCCTGCTCACCTGACCGCTGCTCACATGTTGGTCAGCGCCATAGAAG TATTACCTGATGAAGCTCTGAGTCTTCTGTGTGACTGTGGTCCTGATATTCTGCAGGCCCTCAATACACTG ATCTGCAGTTTAAGGGATAGCTGCCAGTGTCTGCCCATCgagtctctccccctccccctgcagGATGATGAGGCCTTTGATTTGGCGGCTCGACTCTTTGGGTCGTCCAATATGATACTGAGCAGGGAGACTGATGGGCTTCAGGCAGAGACAGGAAATAAACCAGGGGTGCTCCCGCTGGTTCTCTGTGTCGCTGTGCAAGGATTGGCCCTTTTGTGA
- the LOC130128899 gene encoding gasdermin-E-like isoform X2, translated as MFSKATANFTRQIDPDEILIPVSRLNDSDKLVPMAIIVKRKRLWFWQRPKYQPTDFTLSDLLVEDTTLSPVVSETDFLGYQGTFTDTLSGKLDAKAGVVSVNLEGQGSSKLQSSFGKLKKQEVDVKQLLQDSRDRLVNMQHVLVQQLEKRADVLAVLKEKVLTTSSCSITETQQKRGGCGGVLGKMVSMPEVCVKDNNTIERDSDVSLEIPRGTVIAYSVLELEIKKDGQYELCLQPATLGGFEADSVTASPFLDSFDTLCVVDGLVWREKVPERESLYSLQSDLQKLEMCLRDLAELPELTRSALSQKLQYTLKDRGALSLLEHMLEDWCRGKPSAMTGLESDSHSGSVCSVLDLLRPDPDKHTNTPAHLTAAHMLVSAIEDLQFKG; from the exons ATGTTTTCCAAAGCCACCGCAAACTTTACCCGTCAGATTGACCCGGATGAAATCCTCATCCCTGTCTCCCGCCTAAATGACTCAGACAAACTGGTTCCCATGGCGATTATTGTCAAGCGAAAACGCCTTTGGTTCTGGCAGAGACCCAAGTACCAGCCAACTGACTTCACCCTCAGTGACTTGCTGGTGGAGGACACAACTCTTAGTCCAG TCGTGTCTGAGACTGACTTCCTGGGCTACCAGGGAACATTTACAGACACCCTGAGTGGGAAGTTGGATGCTAAGGCCGGCGTAGTTAGCGTCAACCTGGAAGGGCAGGGTTCATCCAAGCTCCAATCATCTTTTGGCAAACTGAAGAAACAGGAAGTGGATGTAAAGCAGTTACTACAAGACTCCCGAGACAG GCTGGTGAACATGCAACATGTGCTGGTGCAGCAGTTGGAGAAGCGGGCCGACGTGCTGGCTGTGCTTAAGGAGAAGGTCCTCACCACCAGTTCCTGCTCCATCACTGAGACACAGCAGAAGCGGGGTGGCTGTGGGGGGGTGCTGGGCAAGATGGTGAGCATGCCAGAG GTATGTGTCAAGGACAACAACACCATTGAGAGAGACAGTGATGTTTCCTTGGAGATCCCCCGTGGAACGGTCATTGCCTACAGTGTTTTAGAGCTGGAGATAAAGAAAGATGGACAGTATG AGCTGTGTCTACAACCCGCTACTCTGGGAGGCTTTGAGGCAGACTCGGTCACAGCCTCTCCATTCCTCGACTCCTTTGACACTCTCTGTGTGGTGGATGGGCTTGTGTGGAGAGAGAAGGTCCCAGAGAGAGAATCTTTATACTCACTGCAAAGTG ATTTGCAGAAACTGGAAATGTGTCTGCGTGACCTGGCAGAGCTCCCAGAGTTAACCCGCTCCGCCTTGTCCCAGAAGCTCCAATATACTCTGAAAGACAGAGGCGCACTCTCACTACTTGAGCACATG ctggaggactggtgTAGAGGCAAGCCGTCTGCAATGACCGGGCTGGAGTCTGACAGTCACAGTGGCTCTGTGTGTAGCGTACTGGACCTGCTCAGACCCGACCCAGACAAACACACCAACACCCCTGCTCACCTGACCGCTGCTCACATGTTGGTCAGCGCCATAGAAG ATCTGCAGTTTAAGGGATAG